CCAGCCGGGCCAGGTGACGTTCGAGCAGTTGATCACCGAACGCAACAACGTCTACCGCAAGCATCCAAAGACACGCTTTGTCGCGGCGCACTTCGGCTGGCACGCCAACGACCTGGCCCGCGCCGCGAAGATGCTGGACGATTTTCCGAACGTGACGATCGAAGCCGGCGCGATTCTCTACGACCTCGGCCGCCAGCCCAGGGCCGCGCGCGAGTTCTTCACGAAATACCAGGACCGCATCATGTTCGGCAAGGACTCGTTCCAGCCGGACGAGTACCCGTACTACTGGCGCGTCTTCGAGACGGCCGACGAGTACTTCGACTACTACCGCGACTACCACGCCTTCTGGAAGCTGTACGGCATGGCGCTGCCGGATGACGTGCTGAAGAAGGTGTACTACAAGAACGCGCTGAAGGTCTTCAAGGGCCTGCCGGCCACGGGCTGGCCGCAGTAGGGCGCCGCTGTAACCTCCGGCGGATTCCCACGGTCAAACCAGGCATGAACCGCCATCGCCTGATCCTTTCCGCTGCCGCCGCCGTCCTGGTGACGGCGGCAGGGTGCGGCAACGGCACCCCGACCTCGCCCACGGCGACCGCCACCATCACCACCACGGCCGCAGTTGTCACGGTGGCCCCGCCGACCTCATGTTCGGCCTGGGCGGGCACCCAGCGGGCCAGCGGCGTGACGCCGGCGACGGGCTCCGTGGCCTCACAACGCGAGGCGCTTTACGCCGCCGGCGGCGGCGTCCGCGCCGTGAGCAACCGCTACTTCGCGGCCTGGTTCCCGTCCGGCTGGTCGTCATCGTCTCCACGCCGGGTGCTGGTGGGCCTGCACGGCACCGGCGGGGCGCCCGAAACCGAGTGGTCGGTTGACTGGAAAGACATCGCCAGTTCGCGGGGCTGGGCCTACGTCGGCCTGAAGTACGTGGACGATGCGACCGGCAGTCACGATGGCGACACGGTGATCTACGCGAACCTGAAGTCCACCATCGATGCGCTCACCGCGTCTTGCGACTTCGGCTCGCCGTCGATGTTCCTGGTCGGCTTCTCGCGTGGTTCGGCCCAGTCATTCCCGGTCGCCTACCTTGACCTCAAGGACCGGAGGCTCTTCAAGGCCATCGGCAACAACTCCGGCGCGTGGCCGGCCGGCCAACCGATGGTCGCGACGATGGCGGGGTTCGTCGCCCGCGGGGAAACGACCGCCTACAGCGGCGCGAAATTCTGGATGTACTGCGGCGCCCTCGACATGGAGCACGGGTCTCCGATGTGCGACGAGATGAGGAACGCGCGGACCTTCGTCCTGTCTTACGGCGGCACCGTGGAGCGGCTCTACGAAGACCCCACCGGCGCTCATGGCGGGCTCGCCAAGAACGCCGATGCGTGGGGTGCGATGTTCACGTATTTCGAAGGTCTCCGCTAGCTCACCGCCGGCCGGACGTGGGCGGCGAGACCGGCACGAGGCTGAAGGTCATGCTCGTGTACATCATCTCTTCCGAGGTCTGATCGCCCCAGTAGACGTCCTTGCTGGGATCGGGGTTCGCCTTGTTCGCGGGCGAGTTGTCGTACCACGCCTTGGCCTGGATCTTGGTGCCGGCCGGCAGCTTGAGCGGCTCGCGGAACACGTACTCATGCTGCCAGTTGAAGTCGTACTTCGGCACCGACAGGATGACCTCGCGGCGGCCATCGGGATACACGGCCTCGTAGAGCCACTTCTTGCCGCGCACGTGCGTGTGCGGAATCAGGCTGTACAGCACGATCTCGCGATTGATCGTCATTTCCGCCTCGACCAGGTGGTCAGCAGCGCGTGGCGGAATGTGCAGGCTGCCGTTGATTATCTGCGCGGTCAGGAGCGCGGTGCGCGGTGGCGCCGGCGCGAACTTGAGGGCAATCGTCGTCCGATCGGTGGTCGCCTCGCCTGTCGGCGTGTAGTGCATCTGCAGCACGATCGAGTGGCCGGCCGGCAGGCGCATGGCCATGCCATCCGGGAAGCGGCGAACCGAATTGCCGGGCACGTAACCGCCGATCGAGCCTCCGGTGCCGCGCAGGCGCGGACGATCGTTCGGCCCGGGCGCGACGCGCTGTTCGGGCGGCAGCGGCGCGCCACCGGTCTGGCCGGCCGGAATCTCGGTGCAGCAGGCAAAGCTGAAGAGCGGCGGCGGCCGCACCGCGTTGGCCGCGGGCGGGGCCGGCGGCGTTGGCGGCGCGGCGCCCGGTGCGGGCTGCGGGGCCCGCGTCGACATGATGATGTGATGCACGGCCTTGCGATTGCCGGGCTTGATCTCCCACGCCTGGATCCAGCGGTCTTCGGGGAAGTTGGCCGGGATCTCGAGGTATTGGTACGGCACGGTGCCGGTCGCCGGCAACGGGTAGTCTTCCTGCATCGACAGCACGACGTCGGGCTGACCGATCGTCCATCCGTCGGTGTACACCGGCGCGGCCGGCAGATCGGCGGGGTTGCCTTCCGGCGCCCCGGCACTCGCCCACCTCGCGATGATCGCCTTCTGCGCATCGGTGAGGCGGCGCTCGTTGGCAAACTTGCCGTACGCGGGGTCCGCGTGCCACGGCGGCATGGTGCCGTCGGCAACCTTGGCGGCGATCGATCGCGCCCACGGCCTGGCGTCCTTGTAGGTCAGCAGCGACATGGGTGCGATGTCGCCGGGGCGGTGACAGCTCGTGCAGTTGGCAAAGAAGATCGGGGCCACGTCCTTGCTGAACGTGGGCGCCGGCTGCGCGCCGGCCGGGCCGGCGGACCACATCGCCAGCAGGACCACCACACTCGCCGCAACATGCTTCGTTGTCATTCGTCGTCTCCTGGTGTTGCGGTTAGCGCAGCGCGGTGCCGCCGCTGCGGGCGCGGCTGAACTTCTTGAACATGTGGCCCTCCGGGGCAGTGAGGGGGAAGCGTAGCACCGGCAGCGGCCGGGTTCTACAGGTTCCACGGGCGCCGGATTGGGCCGGGCACCCGGTGGAACCCGGGAAAACACGCGGGATTCCCGCTCAGCGCTGCTCGAGCGGAATCCAGGTCTGCGGGTAGTTGGGACCGGTGTAGTCGGCGCGCGGGCGAATCAGCCGGTTGTTCGCGTACTGCTCGAGCACGTGCGCCGTCCAGCCGCTGATGCGGCTGACCGCGAAAATCGGCGTGTAGAGATCGATGGCGATGCCCATCGTGTAATAAGTGGACGCCGAATAGAAGTCCACGTTCGGATAGAGCTTCTTTTCCGCCTTCACCAGCGCCTCGATGCGCTCGCTCATCTCGAACCACCGGGTGTTGCCGGCCTTGTGCCCGAGCTCCTTCGACATCTGCCGCAAGTGCGTCGCCCGCGGATCCTCGGTGTGATAGACGCGATGGCCGAAACCGGAGATCTTCTCCTTGCGCGCGAACTTGCCCTTCACGAACGCGTCGATGCGATCGCCCGGCGCGTCGGGGCCGATCTCGATCAGCATCTTCATCACTTCGGCGTTGGCGCCGCCGTGGAGCGGACCTTTGAGCGTGCCGATGCCGGCGACGATCGCCGAGTGGATGTCGGTGAGCGTCGCCGCCGCGACGCGGGCGGCGAAGGTGGACGCGTTCAGTTCGTGATCGGCATGCAGCGTGAGCGCGATGTCCATCGCGCGAATCGCGGTGGCGTTCGGCCGCGTGCCAAAGAGCATGTAGAGGAAATTCGCGGCGTGCCCCATGGCCGGGTCCGGCGCAATCGGCCCGCCGCCCTGCTGCATGCGTCCCCAGGTGGCCACCAGGCTGGCGACCTGCGCGGTCAGGCGCACCGCCTTGCGATACGACGCGGCCGCCGAGTTGTCGTGCGCCTCCGGATCGTAGTGGCCCAGCGCCGAGGTCAGCGTGCGCAGCGCGTCCATCCCGTCCGACGGCGGCAGCATGTTCATCAGCCGAATGATGGATTCGGGCAGCTGGCGGGCGGCGGCGAGCTGGGACTGCAGGTCGCCAAGCTCCGCCCGGTTCGGCAGGCGGCCGTGCCACAGCAGGTAGCAGGTCTCCTCGAACGTCGCGTGCCGGGCCAGGTCGTGAATGTCGTGACCGCAATACGCGAGCACGCCGCGATCGCCGTCGAGAAAACAGATCCGGGACGACGTCGCGACGACATCTTCCAGTCCGCCCTTGGGTTTTGCCTCTGCCGTCATGGACACGATCTTACAGCCTTCGCTGCGTTCGTCACGAAACTCTAACTAGCGGCCGGACACGCCGAGCGTCTGACCGCCACCCGAAGGAACCGCGAAAAGCGCGCATGGCGGCTCCCGGGGAGGAGGCCGCTCTTTTGCTCGGCCGGCGCGCGCGTTCAACCCGAGGGCGCGGAGTACACTGGATTCGTCTTCATGCCCACCCCGCTGAACGTCTTGTCCACCACCGAGGAGCTCGACAGCGCCCTGGCCCGGTCGTCGCTTCGCCCAATCGTCATCTTCAAGCACAGCCCGACCTGCGGCATCAGCGCGCAGGCGTTCGAGTCGATCTCGGAGTGGCTGGCTGGTGAGGTGATGGCGGCGGACTTCTTCGTGGTGCCGGTGCAGGCCAGTCGCGCCGTGTCAGCGGCGCTGACGGAGCGATTCGGCATCCGGCATGAGTCGCCGCAGGTGATGGTGATTCACGACGGCCAGGTGGTCTGGCACGGCTCGCACTTCCGCGCGACGGTCGGGTCGATTGTCGCCGCGCTCGACAAGCTGGCGGCCGCTACTTCGGCTCCGGGATTGGCTTCCCGCCAAGGTCCACGAAGGTGATGTTCGCGAAGGCGCCCAGCTGGTCCTTCACTTTCGCGTAGTCGCCGACGATCACCACCACCGAGTCTTCAGATCCCAACAGCATCTCGGCGCCGGTCTTCACCGCCTCGGCTGAAGGCTGCGAGATCTGCCGCTGGAACGTCTCGGGATAGTCCTTGGGCAGGCCAAAGGCGTTCACCGTGTTGATGGTGGCGGCAAAGCCAGCCTGGGTGGCGTTCTGGATCAGGAACAGGCCGCGCGAGTACTGCTTGGCATCGGCCAGTTCCTCCGCCTCTGGCCCCCCGGCGCGGAGCTTGTCGATCTCGCCGTAAATCTCCTTCAGCGTCGCGCCAGTCACATCGTTACGCACGTCGGCCGCGGCGCGGTAGAAACCGCCTTCGGCCATCGCCTGAAACTGGGACTGCGGCGAATAGGTGTAGCCCTTCTCTTCGCGGATATTGCGCACGAGCCGCGAGTCGAACGCGGCGCCGTAGATCTGGTTGGTCAACTGCAGCGTGTACCACCGCGCATCATCGCGCCGCGTCGCGAAGTTGCCGACGGAGATCGACGACTGCACGCTGTTGGGACGCTGCACGAAGATCAGCCGGCGGCCCTTGGTGACCGGCATGACCGGCGCCTTCGGCTCGGGCACGGCGGCGCGCGGCCAGGCGCCAAACGCCTGCTCGGCCGCGGCGAACACCGCCTCGGGCGCGGTATCACCGATCACCACCAGGAACGCGTTGTTCGGGCGGTAGTAGGCCGTGTGATACGCGGCGATGGCCGCGCGGTCGATGGCCGGCAGGCTCT
This region of Vicinamibacterales bacterium genomic DNA includes:
- a CDS encoding citrate synthase, with product MTAEAKPKGGLEDVVATSSRICFLDGDRGVLAYCGHDIHDLARHATFEETCYLLWHGRLPNRAELGDLQSQLAAARQLPESIIRLMNMLPPSDGMDALRTLTSALGHYDPEAHDNSAAASYRKAVRLTAQVASLVATWGRMQQGGGPIAPDPAMGHAANFLYMLFGTRPNATAIRAMDIALTLHADHELNASTFAARVAAATLTDIHSAIVAGIGTLKGPLHGGANAEVMKMLIEIGPDAPGDRIDAFVKGKFARKEKISGFGHRVYHTEDPRATHLRQMSKELGHKAGNTRWFEMSERIEALVKAEKKLYPNVDFYSASTYYTMGIAIDLYTPIFAVSRISGWTAHVLEQYANNRLIRPRADYTGPNYPQTWIPLEQR
- a CDS encoding pitrilysin family protein, giving the protein VDRQPSRTQAGGRRCPMIRRRSSHVAALMFAAAAMAAAPASGQVLPKPEVGPEKPFAPPPRVERTLANGLQVIAVRYATVPKVTAMLTVRAGLAFDPAGKAGLAQFVADTAQEGTTTRSSEQLKREIFAMGAALSGAAGQDSTTFQMRGLSESMPRMLSLLADVARNPVFPQSEVDLLKANTAQQLQAQMASPQFVANKVFRQSLFGDHPYARTGPTPESLPAIDRAAIAAYHTAYYRPNNAFLVVIGDTAPEAVFAAAEQAFGAWPRAAVPEPKAPVMPVTKGRRLIFVQRPNSVQSSISVGNFATRRDDARWYTLQLTNQIYGAAFDSRLVRNIREEKGYTYSPQSQFQAMAEGGFYRAAADVRNDVTGATLKEIYGEIDKLRAGGPEAEELADAKQYSRGLFLIQNATQAGFAATINTVNAFGLPKDYPETFQRQISQPSAEAVKTGAEMLLGSEDSVVVIVGDYAKVKDQLGAFANITFVDLGGKPIPEPK
- the ytxJ gene encoding bacillithiol system redox-active protein YtxJ codes for the protein MPTPLNVLSTTEELDSALARSSLRPIVIFKHSPTCGISAQAFESISEWLAGEVMAADFFVVPVQASRAVSAALTERFGIRHESPQVMVIHDGQVVWHGSHFRATVGSIVAALDKLAAATSAPGLASRQGPRR